One window from the genome of Bufo bufo chromosome 4, aBufBuf1.1, whole genome shotgun sequence encodes:
- the LOC120998315 gene encoding zinc finger protein 260-like, giving the protein MLSPDYKVEDKDIGQCSSGENLITHNVHPGLHSTDLSYNAPNHKEPSSDQSQIPTTFTYSSTIFGHRRVDTEEKSYSCSECGKYFVYKSHLVKHERIHREKPYSCSECGKCFTNKSNCFLHERIHRGEKPFSCFDCGKCLTSKSSLIIHERIHTGEKPFSCFDCGKCLITKAKLREHQRSHTGEKPYLCSQCGKSFSSKSYIVRHERIHTREKPFSCSECGKSFIKKSILVIHKRSHKGEKPFSCSECEKCFKNKSDLVIHKRTHTGEKPYPCSECGKRFAARSNLIQHEKNHTGVKRFACSECDKLFTNKSSLVIHERIHTGEKPFSCSDCGKCFINKSELVKHERSHTGEKPYSCSQCGKSFTSKSYIVRHERIHTGEKLFSCSECEKCFVNKSSLVIHKRSHTGEKPYPCSECGKSFANKSYLVRHERIHTGEKPFSCSECGKCFTNKSNLIVHQRFHTGERPYSCSECGKCFTIKSNLVIHERIHTGEKPYSCSECEKCFINKSELVLHKRNHTGERPYPCSECGKCFKNRSNLVKHKKNHTGLKRFACSECDKCFTNKSDLGLHERIHTGEKPFSCSECGKCFTNKSNLIVHQRFHTGERPYSCSECGKCFTIKSSLVIHERIHTGEKPYFCSECGKRFISKAKLGIHLRSHTVQKVF; this is encoded by the coding sequence ATGTTATCACCAGATTATAAAGTAGAAGATAAAGATATCGGGCAatgctcttcaggagaaaacctcattacccataatgtccatccaggacttcacagtacagatctatCATATAATGCTCCTAATCATAAGGAACCTTCttctgaccaatcacagattccTACCACATTTACATATAGCTCAACAATTTTTGGGCACAGAAGAGTTGACACAGAAGAGAAGTCgtattcctgttcagaatgtgggaaatattttgtatataaatcacatcttgttaaacaCGAGAGAATTCacagagagaagccatattcatgttcagaatgtgggaaatgttttacaaataaatcaaaCTGCTTCCTACATGAAAGAATTCACAgaggggagaaaccattttcatgttttgATTGTGGAAAATGTCTTACCAGTAAATCAAGTCTTATTATACATGAGaggattcacacaggagagaagccattttcatgttttgaTTGTGGAAAATGTTTGATTACTAAAGCAAAACTTAGGGAACATCAGaggagtcacacaggagagaaaccatatttgtGTTCACAGTGTGGCAAATCTTTTTCAAGTAAATCATATATTGTGAGACATGAGCGAATTCACAcaagagagaagccattttcatgttctgaatgtgggaagtcTTTTATTAAGAAGTCAATTCTTGTTATACATAAGAGAAGTCAcaaaggagagaagccattttcatgttcggaATGTGAGAAATGCTTTAAAAATAAATCAGACCTTGTTATACacaagagaactcacacaggagagaagccgtatccaTGCTCAGAGTGTGGAAAACGTTTCGCAGCTAGATCAAATCTCATTCAACATGAGAAAAATCACACCGGGGTGAAGCGATTTGCATGTTCAGAATGCGATAAGTTGTTTACCAATAAGTCAAGTCTTGTTATAcacgagagaattcacacaggagagaagccattttcatgttcagactgtgggaaatgttttataaatAAGTCAgagcttgttaaacatgagagaagtcacacaggagagaaaccatattcgtgTTCACAGTGTGGCAAATCTTTTACAAGTAAATCATATATTGTGAGACATGaacgaattcacacaggagagaagctattctcatgttcagaatgtgagaaatgcttTGTAAATAAATCGAGTCTTGTTATACacaagagaagtcacacaggagagaagccgtatccaTGCTCAGAATGCGGGAAAAGTTTTGCAaataaatcatatcttgttagacatgagcgaattcacacaggagagaagccattttcatgctctgaatgcgggaaatgttttacaaataaatcaaaTCTTATTGTACATCAGagatttcacacaggagagaggccatattcatgctcagaatgcgggaaatgttttacaattaaatcaaatcttgttatacatgagagaattcacacaggagagaagccatattcatgttcagaatgtgagaaatgcttTATAAATAAATCAGAACTTGTTTTACacaagagaaatcacacaggagagaggccGTATCCATGCTCAgagtgtggaaaatgttttaaaaatagaTCAAATCTCGTTAAACATAAGAAAAATCACACCGGGCTGAAGCGATttgcatgttcagaatgtgataaATGTTTTACCAATAAGTCAGATCTTGGTCTAcacgagagaattcacacaggagagaagccattttcatgctcagaatgcgggaaatgttttacaaataaatcaaaTCTTATTGTACATCAGagatttcacacaggagagaggccatattcatgctcagaatgcgggaaatgttttacaattaaatcaagtcttgttatacatgagagaattcacacaggagagaagccatatttctGTTCCGAATGTGGGAAACGTTTTATTAGCAAAGCCAAACTTGGGATTCATCTGAGAAGTCACACAGTTCAGAAGGTGTTTTAA